The following proteins are encoded in a genomic region of Pyxicephalus adspersus chromosome 9, UCB_Pads_2.0, whole genome shotgun sequence:
- the LOC140338407 gene encoding sulfotransferase 2B1-like isoform X1 has product MDRMSVIEEFAGIQLPGHLHTPESLQYAQNFKFKEGDVLIVTYPKSGTTWMQEILTLIYSQGDTEIAMTIPNWERAPWLEHTYFKVTLKEGEGPRIITTHLPSSVLAPALQNSKAKVIYVARNPKDVAVSFYHFHKMAKFLPEISSFSEFLELFLKGKVCYGSWFDHVQGWYRQKNNLDFFCITYEDLQKDLRRSIKKLCGFLGCPMYSEEVDKVEQHCRFPVMSQNVMVNYMLIPKEIMNHDQSKFMRKGVVGDWKEHMTQEQSDAFDKIFQEKMSGCYLQFLWNLD; this is encoded by the exons ATGGATAGGATGTCTGTGATAGAAGAATTTGCTGGCATCCAGCTGCCTGGACATCTGCACACCCCTGAGTCTCTCCAGTATGCCCAGAACTTCAAGTTCAAAGAAGGAGATGTGCTGATTGTGACTTATCCCAAATCAG GCACAACATGGATGCAAGAGATCTTGACGCTAATCTACAGCCAAGGTGATACAGAGATTGCAATGACCATACCCAACTGGGAGCGGGCCCCTTGGTTAGAACATACGTACTTCAAGGTTACCCTAAAGGAAGGAGAAGGCCCCAGAATTATCACCACACATCTGCCTAGCAGTGTCCTGGCACCGGCACTGCAGAACTCCAAAGCTAAA GTGATCTACGTAGCCAGGAATCCGAAGGACGTGGCGGTTTCTTTCTACCATTTCCACAAGATGGCCAAATTCCTCCCAGAAATTTCCAGCTTCTCAGAATTCCTAGAGCTGTTCCTGAAGGGCAAAG TGTGCTATGGATCTTGGTTTGATCATGTGCAGGGCTGGTACAGGCAAAAAAACAACCTGGACTTTTTCTGCATTACCTATGAAGACTTACAGAAG gatttaagaAGAAGTATAAAGAAGCTGTGTGGCTTTTTGGGCTGCCCCATGTACTCAGAAGAGGTGGACAAGGTGGAACAACATTGCCGATTCCCTGTGATGAGCCAGAACGTGATGGTGAATTACATGCTCATCCCCAAGGAGATTATGAATCACGATCAGAGCAAATTTATGAGGAAGG GCGTAGTGGGCGATTGGAAAGAACACATGACGCAGGAGCAAAGCGACGCCTTTGATAAGATTTTCCAGGAGAAGATGTCTGGCTGTTATCTACAATTTCTCTGGAATTTAGACTAA
- the LOC140338407 gene encoding sulfotransferase 2B1-like isoform X2 gives MQEILTLIYSQGDTEIAMTIPNWERAPWLEHTYFKVTLKEGEGPRIITTHLPSSVLAPALQNSKAKVIYVARNPKDVAVSFYHFHKMAKFLPEISSFSEFLELFLKGKVCYGSWFDHVQGWYRQKNNLDFFCITYEDLQKDLRRSIKKLCGFLGCPMYSEEVDKVEQHCRFPVMSQNVMVNYMLIPKEIMNHDQSKFMRKGVVGDWKEHMTQEQSDAFDKIFQEKMSGCYLQFLWNLD, from the exons ATGCAAGAGATCTTGACGCTAATCTACAGCCAAGGTGATACAGAGATTGCAATGACCATACCCAACTGGGAGCGGGCCCCTTGGTTAGAACATACGTACTTCAAGGTTACCCTAAAGGAAGGAGAAGGCCCCAGAATTATCACCACACATCTGCCTAGCAGTGTCCTGGCACCGGCACTGCAGAACTCCAAAGCTAAA GTGATCTACGTAGCCAGGAATCCGAAGGACGTGGCGGTTTCTTTCTACCATTTCCACAAGATGGCCAAATTCCTCCCAGAAATTTCCAGCTTCTCAGAATTCCTAGAGCTGTTCCTGAAGGGCAAAG TGTGCTATGGATCTTGGTTTGATCATGTGCAGGGCTGGTACAGGCAAAAAAACAACCTGGACTTTTTCTGCATTACCTATGAAGACTTACAGAAG gatttaagaAGAAGTATAAAGAAGCTGTGTGGCTTTTTGGGCTGCCCCATGTACTCAGAAGAGGTGGACAAGGTGGAACAACATTGCCGATTCCCTGTGATGAGCCAGAACGTGATGGTGAATTACATGCTCATCCCCAAGGAGATTATGAATCACGATCAGAGCAAATTTATGAGGAAGG GCGTAGTGGGCGATTGGAAAGAACACATGACGCAGGAGCAAAGCGACGCCTTTGATAAGATTTTCCAGGAGAAGATGTCTGGCTGTTATCTACAATTTCTCTGGAATTTAGACTAA